In Maridesulfovibrio sp., the genomic stretch ATTAGCGATTCCAGTATCTGAAATTTTGTTTAGGCGGAACCACGGTCGCTTGTCACTACCTGAATAAGTTCCGCATTGGCATTGTAGACTGGTGAGGATATGATCTTTACCAGCTCGCGGTGCATCTCCGGGTCCGCGTATGCCTTTCTTTGCAGTCTCTTCTTCTGCAAATTCTTCATGGAGTTCGCAAGGTCTTCGTCCCTGATGGGCGGTACTTGTGACACCTTATTGAGTTCGGGTCCGTTTGACATTGTATACCTCCGTCCTTGGAAGTTATAAATGAAAGTTTTAAAAGAACAATATTCCTGTTTATGTTCTTATCGGACGGTCTGCTGTCAACTTTAGGTTTCCAGTTTAAAATAAAAAAAATATATAAAAAAAGCCCGGGACAGCGAAATGTTCCGGGCTTCAATTTTGTTATGAAGGCGTGTTTAGCACTTGTCATAAACTCGATCGAGAATTTCTTTCGCGCCAGCGGCCAGAACTTCTTCCGCAAGAGCTAGACCGAGGTTCCATGCATCATCAGCGGGTCCGGATTTCTCCATACGGATGGGGCTTGATCCATCGATATCAGCTACGAATCCGGTCAGTTTGACCTGATCGCCTTCCAGCTGAGACCATGCTGCGATAGGAACCTGACATCCGCCGTCCAGTCCAGTCAGGAAACCGCGTTCGGCGCGAACCTGACGGGCTGTGGTTTCATCGTGGATGAAATTAAGAATGTCCTGAATCTCAGTGTCTTCGATGCGGTATTCAATTCCCAGCGCGCCCTGAGCTACAGCGGGAAGAAAGGTCGGGGGGCCGAGAATTTCGCTTTTGGGAGCGGAAAGACCTAGTCTGTTCAGCCCTGCTGTGGCAACCACGATGGCATCAAATTCACCATCGATCAGTTTGCGTACACGGGTGTCGAGGTTTCCGCGCAGGGATTCGATCTTGAGATCATCGCGCAGAGCGAGAAGCTGAGATTGACGGCGCAGGCTGCTTGTACCCACAACAGCACCTGCCGGCAGGTCTTTGAGGGAATCGTATTTCACGGAAAGCAGGGTGTCGGTTTCAGCTTCACGCGGGGGAATCACGCCAACTTCAAGCTCTTCGGGAAGTTCGGTGGGAACGTCCTTCATGCTGTGTACGGCGAGGTCTGCACGGCCATCAAGCAGAGCTTCTTCGATTTCCTTAACGAAAAGGCCCTTACCCCCCACTTTTGCAAGCGGAACGTCCAGAATCTTGTCGCCTTTGGTTTTGATCTTGAGCAGTTGAACTTCAATACCGGGGTATTCTTCACGCAGAAGATCGGAAATATGGTTAGCCTGCCAGAGGGCGAGCTTGCTGCCGCGGGTCGCGATAGTAATTTTTCTCATTGTGTTGCCGTTTGTTTTGAAATTTTTATGGATCTAACTGCCGCAGGAAGAACAGTTACCGCCGGAACATCCGGCACATCCGCTACTGGCGGAAGTGGCAGGAGCGGATGAAGAAGAGAAATCTCCCATGTCGGGAGCTCCGCCGCCTGTTGTGAACTTGCATGCGGACATAAGTTTTTCGGTTTTATCTGATTTACAGTCCGGGCAGGGCGGGCATTCATCACGGTTGAAAACCAACTCCTCAAATTCCTTACCGCAGTCTGCGCATTTATATTCGAAAATAGGCATCTATATCTACTCCGTACTTTGAAATATATGTTGCGAAAAATTGCATAGCCCAAATTGTCAAGCGGGGCAATGTCTGGGCTACATATAAGTATGGATGAGAATATGGCAAGGATATGCAAAGTTTTAAATATTAGTTTTGTTTCCCTGATATTCCTAAATATATTGCTGTGAGGGTAATTAATACACCCAGCCAATGGACAAACGTTGTGGGTCTTGAAAATAATGTAACATCCCAGAGAAATGCGAGAAACGGCTGGAGCAGTAGGACCAGCCCGGTAAGGGATGCCGGAATCTTCGGCATGGCTGTCGCTATTATGATCCAGCCCGCAGCCTGACTGAATAAACCCAGCGCAAGCAGTGACCCAAATGATTCAAGGTCAGGAATGACAAGAGAAGTATCTGTCATAAAGATTGGGACAGCCAGAAAAACAGCGCAGAAGGCAGACACAAAAAGAAGCGGCGAGTATAAAAGCTCTCCGTCGGTACTTGCTTGGACTCTTCTCAGCATAAGCATGAACAATGCATAGGAAAGAGCAGTTAGTAAGCCGTAAATAATACCTCTGGTTGATGATTGAGAAAGCCCTGACCAGTCAAAACCAATTAGGAGAAGCAGGCCAAAAATTGCGATGGGTAAAGAGAAAACAAATCTTGGAGTTAATTTCTCACCCAAAAACAAAGCCCCGCAGATGGCCATTATGAAGACCTGGCAGTTACCTAAAATAGTGGCCAAACCAGGTCCCACAGATAAGATACTCTTATGCCAACAGAAAAGATCAAGCGCGAATAGAAGCCCGCATATGCTATATGGAAATACTTGTGTAAGGTTTATCTGCTTCAATTCTCCAGTGAAAACAGCAGCTATAAACAGAAAAATTGCTCCGAATGCTACCCGGTAAAAAGCAGAAGTGGTTGCCGGAACATCTGCAAATCCGACCCATACAGCTGAAAAACTGATGATAAAAGCACCAACGAGTACCTTCTGCATCGGTCTTGCTGAGGTTAGAGAAATATTAGTGTCGCTTTTCATTTAAAATGGTCTCGCATGTTCTGATGTTAAAACAAAAAGCCCACAAGTTGTTTTACTTGCGGGCCTTTTGTTTTCATCTGTTGATAAGACTATTTAGTCTTGGCAATGGGCCATATTTCGTCAATTCGCTCAATGGGTGTGATCTCGATCTTTTCAAGGAGTTCTTTAGGTATATCCTCAAGATCTTTCTGGTTCTGTGAAGGAATGAGCACCCGTTTCATGCCCAGTGAGACTGCTGCGAGGATTTTTTCCTTGATCCCGCCTACCGGGAGTACCCGTCCGCGCAGGGAAATCTCACCTGTCATTGCCAGTTCCGGATTGGTCGGAATTCCGGTCAGGGCGGAGACCAGCGCGGTAACGAGGGTTACACCTGCAGACGGGCCGTCTTTGGGAGTGGCTCCGTCCGGGACGTGTATATGCAGATCCTGTTCTTCATGGAACTTTGAACTGATACCATATTCATCTGCATGGAGACGGGCAAAAGAGACCGCAGCCTGTGCGGATTCCTTCATCACGTCGCCAAGCTGTCCGGTGAGCAGCTGTTTCCCCTTGCCGGGCATGGCGGAGACTTCCACATGCAGTACGGAACCGCCTACCGGTGTCCATGCCAGACCAAGCGCTACACCTGCTGGGAGCTCGCTTTCCTTTTCATCTTCTAGATGTTTGGGGATACCGAGATATTTGTGCAGGTTGTCTGCAGTGACTTCAAAGGGACCGGATTCGCCTTCTGCTTTCTTGCGGGCCAGCTTGCGGCAGACTGAGCCGACTTCACGTTCAAGGTTACGTAGTCCCGCTTCACGGGTATATTCTTTGATGATCTTGGCAATGATTGCATCTGTCATGATCATTTCATCTTCTTTCAGTCCGTTCTCCGTGCACTGGCGTCCAAGAATGTAACGGCGTGCAATATTTACCTTGTCATGTTCTGTATAGCCGGGGATACGGATAACTTCCATGCGGTCCAGTAGCGGGCGGGGGATGGAATCCAGTACGTTGGCAGTGCAGATGAACATGACCTTGGAAAGGTCGTAAGGCACGTTCAGGTAATGGTCGGTGAACGAGTTATTCTGTTCGGGGTCGAGAACTTCCAAGAGAGCGGAAGAAGGATCGCCACGGAAATCGGAACCGAGCTTGTCGATTTCGTCAAGCATAATCACCGGATTGCGTGTTCCGCACTGTTTGATGCCCTGAATGATGCGTCCAGGCATGGAGCCGATATAAGTGCGGCGGTGGCCGCGGATTTCGGCTTCATCACGCATGCCGCCGAGGGACATGCGGTGGAATTTACGCTTCAGGCTGCGGGCAATGGAACGTCCCAGTGATGTTTTACCGACACCCGGAGGGCCTACAAAGCAGAGGATAGGTCCTTTCATGGACGAGTTGAGTTTGCGCACACTCAAGTACTCAAGGATACGTTCTTTGACCTTTTCAAGGTCATAGTGATCCTCATCGAGAATTCTCTTGGCTTCAATGATATCAATACGGTCGCGCGACTGCTTGGACCAGGGGATCTCGATCATCCAGTCTAGATATGTGCGAATAACGGTGGCTTCGGATGCTTCGGGATGCATAGCTTCAAGGCGGCGGAGCTGTTTTTCCGCTTCTTTTTTTACTTCCTTGGGCATTTTAGCTTTAGCTATGGCTTCCCGGATTTCTTCAGCTTCTTCAGCTTCATCGGTTGATTCGCCCAGTTCCTTTTTAATGGCCTTGAGCTGTTCACGCAGGTAGAAATCTTTCTGGGCCTTGTCCATTCCTTCTTTGGCCATGGACTGGATTTTGTTTTGCATGGAGGCGACTTCCACCTCCTGCGTCAGCTGGGTGTTAACCAGCGTCAATCTCTCAACTGGATCTCCGCATTCAAGAATGGACTGAGCCACATCGACTTTCATGCGCAGGTTGGAAGCTATCAGGTCGGCAAGGCGGCCCGGTTCGTCTACACTGTTCAGAACGCTCATGATATCAGCGGAAGAAATGCCGCGAAGTGTCAGAATTTTTTCGCTCTGTTCCCGTGAAGAGCGAACCAGAGCTTCCTGAGTGGCATCAAGTTTTCCAGATTCAGCTTCAGGAATAGCTTCGATTTCAGCAATATGGAAAGGCTCGGAGCCTATGAATCTTTTGACCTTTGCCCGTGACACTCCCTGCACCAGTACTTTCAGGCGCCCGTCCGGCATCTTGAGCATGCGCATGATCATGCACACTGTTCCGGTGAGGTAAAGATCTTCATGTTCGGGGTTTTCAATGCTTTCGTCCTTCTGGGTAAGTACCATGACGTAGCGGTTACCGGTCATTGCCGCTTCAACGGCATTGACTGATTTTTCCCGGCCAACGAAGAGTGGCAGGATCATATAATTGAAGACAACAATGTCCCTAACTGCGAGCACCGGCAGGGTTGTGGGAATATCTACATAGGCTTCTTCCGGAATATTGCCGGCATCGTCTAAAAGGTCGGCTGCATCATGAAGTACATTCAGCGGCGAAACCGGGGGTTTGTTCAGGCCTTGGTCGTTACCTGCATCTGGTGCGGATTTCTGTTGAGGTTGCGCTCTTTTCTGAACTTCATCTTTGTTTTTGTTCTTCAGCTTCAGCGGTTTGATTGGTGATTTTTTTTTCTTCAACGCAATATCCTTGTTTCAGAAATGGTTGTTTTGCTTATATCCAAAAGCATTAAATCTCCGGCCCCAAACCGGTCAGGCCGGGGCAGGAGAGCTTGTCATCATTAATTGTATGTTGCTGTTATTTCATCAGCGCATTTCAAAACCAGTGTGTTCTGTATCATAATCCATCCATCCGCATTTCACATCAGCAACCTGCGAAAGAGGTGGGCCTACCAGCAGCCGGGTTCTCATTTCCGCGACTTTGGCCTCGTCACCCTGCAAGAGTACTTCTTTCCTGTTTTCGTCCAGATTACGGACCCAGCCGTTAAGGCCGAGAGCAGCAGCATGGTCACTTACCCATGCTCGGAAAAAAACGCCTTGAATCTTTCCGGTAACAACACAATGATAGCTTCTGATCATAGGACCCTCCTTTGAAAGTTGAGGTGCACTACAAGTATCCTGTTTCCTTGAAGCTGTGGAAACTGTCCGCGGTCACGATGACGTGGTCCAGCAGACGTATTTCCATATCCTGACAGAGGGCGGCTATTTCCATAGTCCTCTCCATGTCTTCAGGAGATGGAGACGGATCCCCACCGGGATGGTTATGGGTCAGAATTATTCCGCTGGCATTGTGGCGTAATGCGCATGCCACTACTTCCCGCGGGTATATTGCGGTCTTATCCACAGTACCTTCCGACAGCCTATCCCAGCATATAACTTTGTTGCGGTTGTTGACCAGTGCAATCCAGAATTCTTCTTTGGGCAAGTTGCCGATTCTGGCCATGGCTGCCTTGCATACTGCTTCAGGAGAAGCAAGAACATCCTGGCTGGTCATAGGTTCTTCGGCAATTCTGGTCCAGAATTCACGCATGAGCGTAAAATATGTCAAAACCCCGGGTCCAATGCCCTTAAATTTCTTGAGCTGTTCTTGCGATGCTTTGAATACTCCCCCCAAGGATCCGAATTCGTGTATCAATTCTTTTGCCAGAGGCTTGGTGTCCTTTCTGGGAATAGCCTGTCCCAGAAACAGCTCAAGAATTTCATAGTCGCGAAGACTTGTAGCATCTTTAGCCAGCTGTTCTTTAAGCCGCTGGCGATGACCATGGAAATGAGGTCTATCATTCATAATAAATAGTATGCATGCTTTGGCAAGTGGTACGTTTTAAATCAAGGCCATGATTCAGATAAAAGTCTGGTATGGGGACCCTGATTCGCTTTTGACAGAGATAAACCGGATACAGGTGCAAAGCAACCTGTTTAACATTCAAAATGATGTAAAATGGGCTTTGAAACGTAAAAACCGTGTAAAAAAGATTTTTTTACACGGTGCAAAATTTATAAATTGTCAGCTTAACGTCTGCGTGCCGGTGGAGAAAATAGCGATGTCAGGGCGGCCACGAGCAGCTCAAGCGCCTGCTCCGGCTTACGCTGTCCGGTTTTGATGCCGATTTCTGCTTCCATGACAATGTCGAAAAGCCGGGCTATACGGATCGGGCCTAGACGTTGGGCTAGAGCCTGCTTCTGCTTTTTGACAAAGGGTGGCAGACGGACTTCCGAGTCCTCGCCGTGAATCATCATCCACAGGGCACGAGCCTCACGGGTTAGTGATGCGGTGAGCATGAAGATCATTGAATCTTTTTCACTGTGGTTGGTCAAAACTCTACGCCATATTTCTACGGGATCGCCGCCTTCAGACATGGAGCGCATGAATGCGAAGAAGTCCATTTCTTCAGAATGGGCGATGAGCCCAACATGCTCCATTAGTATTTTGCGTTCCGATCCGGCTGCGAGGTCAAGTTTGTCGAGCTCCAGCCGTGCTGCTCGGGCGTCTTTAGGCAGTGCTTTGGCAAGAGCATTAAGAACCGGGCTATCTATTTGCAATCCGTTTGCTCTGGCCCACTTGCCTACAAATCCGGAGATAGATTTTTCATCAAGACCCGCAGATTTCCAGAACCATTTCTGTTTTTCAGCGTATTTCCAACATTTTCTTTTTTTTAGCACAGCCGGTATCGGGGTGGTTTTGCCCTTCCACTGACTTTCGAGGCAGATAAAAAGAAACGAGGAACTTGAGAGGGAAGCTACAGTTTTATCGATATTGTCCCAGACTGCCGCTTTCAGCTTATGCGCGCGGCGAAGGATAACGATTTTACTGGAGCCGAACAATGTCTGTAAAGTGAGGTCGTCCCAGAACTGCGGCGGCAGGTCTTCGTCCGCCCAGTAAACTTTTTTCTCATAATCAGTAGCCCCGTGCTTTTCTTGAAGCTCGGCAATATTTGCGTGAAGCAATTCTGCATCTGGGCAGATGAGAAACATGTAACCGGGTCTGGACATTGGTACCTTGGCTTCGAAAAGTATGCTTGCGGGCCTCCGGCGGCCTCGCGGGGCGTGGGATTTGATGCGCTACGCGCTTTTGGCGATTTGATTTCGCCTCCGGCGGTCAAAGGGGATTATCCCCTTTGGAATCCTTAATTGGAGAAATTCGTCTTAATACGCCTGATTCATTTTATCTACGAGGCGCCGGACCATGAGTCTGGTGATAAGCTGCTGGGTCTCATCTTCTTGTCCGGTGTAATATGATTCGGTGACTGATACCGGACCGGAGTTCCAGATAAGAGCACCGTCAGCAGCACTCGTCACCTTCATCTGAACTTTCAGGGTCATGTCGTATTTCAGGGTGGTATCCTTATTTCCAAGGATGCGGCTGCCGTCGGAAAGTTCAATGATTCGAATATTGATCAGAGCTTCTGCTTTGGATTTATCGGTCCAGGTCAGCTGACCGCGGCGGGTAATTTCGTCGCGCAGCATGGAGCGTATTTTAGGCTCCAACCAGCGTTCCAGAGTAGGATTCTCCACTTTGTTGATGGCAATTTCGCGGAACTGCTCACCTACTCTGCTCGGTTCTGTTGCAGAGTTGTGGTATCCGCAGGCACTGACGGCAAAAACAATACACAGCAGCAGGATCAGCTTCTTCACATAATTCATAACAACCACAGCTCTAACTCCTTGTCTTTGCCTTAGGCTTCTCGCACATCTTAATTTCGAAGTGGCGAAGCCCTGATAAAAAATTTGAAGGGATGGGGTCCGGGGAAGGGGAACCTTTTCAAAAGTTCCCCTTCCCCAGCCGCCGGAGGCGAACCTAGTTCGCCACAATATTGATAAGCTTGCCGGGAACTACAATAACCTTGCGGATGGTTTTACCATCTGTGTGCTTGGTCACGTTTTCGTGGGCAAGAGCTGTTTTTTCAATTTCTTCCTTGGACGCGGCTGCCGGTACAGAGAGCTTACCGCGCATTTTGCCGTTAACCTGAATAATGATCAGGATTTCGTCAGTAACCAGTGCATCTTCATCGTGCTCGGGCCATTCAACTTCAGCGATATAGCCTTCGTAACCCATGGCGGCCCAAAGCTCTTCGCAGATGTGCGGTGCGATGGGGGAAAGCACGGTCAGCACTGTGCTGTATGCTGAGGATACCGCGAAACGGCCGTCCTCGGTTTCCATGAGCTTGTCTTTGAGAGAGTAAATCTCGTTGACCAGTTCCATGGTAGCGGCGATGACGGTGTTGAACTGGAATTTGTTCTCCATGTCACGGCTGGCGCGTTTAACAGTTTCGTGCTCTTTGAGACGCAGTTTTTTAGCGTCGGAAGAGAGTTCCATGGAAGGCTTGGCACAAGCGCCTACTGCACTGAGTTTGCCTTCGAATTCTTCGGCCAGTCTCCAGATTCTGTTCAGGAAGCGGTGCGCTCCTTCCAGCCCCTGATCAGACCATTCAAGGTCCTTCTCAGGCGGTGAAGCGAAGAGGATGAACAGTCTGGTGGCGTCCGCACCGTACTTGTTGATCATTGCGTTGGGATCAACAACGTTGCCCTTGGATTTGGACATCTTAGCGCCGTCTTTGAGAACCATACCCTGTGTGAGCAGGTTTTTGAACGGTTCGCTGAGTTCGGTGTAGCCCTCGTCACGCAGGATCTTGGTGAAGAATCTTGCGTAAAGCAGATGCAGGATAGCGTGTTCGATTCCGCCGATATACTGGTCAACCGGGGTCCAGTATTCAAGGGACTTGCTGTCAAAAGGAGCATCTGTCTTGCGGGAATCGGTGTAGCGCATGAAATACCATGAGGACTCCACAAAGGTGTCCATGGTGTCGGTTTCACGGGTAGCCATCTTGCCGCATTTGGGGCAGACCACTTTGTGGAAACTTTCCATGGCCGGCAGTGGAGAGCGTCCGTCTTCATTCATTACTGCGTCTTCAGGCAGGACCACTGGCAGATCTTCTTCCGGCACAGGAACAATTCCGCAATCGTCACAGTAGATTACCGGGATTGGTGAACCCCAGAAACGCTGACGGGAAATGTTCCAGTCACGCAGACGGTAGTTAATGGACTTTTTGCCTTTGCCGGACTTGCCGAGAAATTCAACGATTGCGCCCTTGGCTTCTTCGTTGTGCATTCCGTCGAACTCTCCGGAATTGGTCAGCACACCTGGAGCGCCGTACGCTTCAGTCATTTCGTCCAGATTGAGGGATTCACCTTCAGGCTGAATGACTACCTGCATGGGCAGTTTGTATTTGGTAGCGAATTCGAAATCGCGCTGGTCATGAGCGGGAACGGCCATTACCGCGCCGGTACCGTAGCCCATAAGCACGAAGTTTGCCACGTAGATAGGCATCTTCTGACCATTGAGCGGGTTGATGCAGTATGCACCGGTGAATACACCTTCTTTTTCGAGGTCATCAGCCCCGCGCACAATGCGGTCCATGTTGGATACTTTATTTACGAATTCGCGGACCTTGTCTGCTTCAGGCTTGCCTTCGATCAGCTTTTCCACCATAGGCTGCTCGGCAGCCAGAGACATGAAAGTAGCACCGTAAAGGGTGTCCGGGCGTGTGGTAAAAACACTGATGGTTTCATCTGAGTTTTCAACTTCGAAGTCGAGCTCCGCACCGATTGATTTACCGATCCAGTTGCGCTGCATGGTGATAACGCGTTCCGGCCAGCCACCTTCGAGTCCGTTAAGGCTTTCGAGCAGCTCTTCAGCATAGTCGGTGATGCGCATGAACCACTGGGAAAGTTCTTTCTGAACAACTTCGGTATCACAACGCCAGCAAAGGCCCTCTTCGACCTGCTCGTTAGCGAGAACGGTATGACAGGTTTCACACCAGTTGACGGGCGATTTTTTGCGGTAAACCAGACCTTTTTCCAGAAATTTGAGGAAGAACTGCTGTTCCCATTTGTAGTATCCGGGATGACAGGTCGCCAGTTCACGGCGCCAGTCATATGAGTATCCCAGACGCTTGAGCTGGGTACGCATGTCATCAATGTTTGCGTAGGTCCACTCAGCGGGGTGGGTGTTATTCTTGATAGCAGCGTTTTCAGCAGGAAGGCCGAATGCGTCCCAACCCATGGGGTGGAGCACATTAAAGCCCTTCATGCGTTTGTAACGGGCAACAACATCACCGATGGAGTAGTTGCGTACGTGGCCCATGTGGATTTTCCCGGAAGGGTAGGGAAACATTTCCAGCACGTAGTATTTGGGGCGGGACTCGTCGGCTTCCACATTGAAAGCACCCTTCTCGGTCCATTCCTTCTGCCACTTGTTTTCAATTAATTCCGGTTCGTATTTCCCAAAACCCATTATGAAATCCTTTTATGATGGGATATCACCTCCGGCGGCCCAGCCGGGGGCCTTAAACCCTTTTTGTAAAAAGGGTTTAAGAATCCCAAAAACTTTTAGTTATGCTACGCATCTGTATTTCAATGAGCCGTTTGTAGATACGAAGCGGCAAAGCCTTATTGAAAAGATCTTTGGACTCCGGAGGCCTTGTAGCCATTTAACGAGAAGCTTTGCTTCGAGTTTAGTGGCTGCTGAGACCCGTGGTGACCGTCGGTAGACTCGCCGAAGGCATTCCTAGAAATTTTTTTCCATTTTGAACTTTCCGGTATCGATATCGCGGGCAATAGCGTCGAGGATACCGTTGATGAAGTTGCGGGAGTTGCCGTCGCCGAACTTTTTAGCCAGTTCAATGCCCTCGTTTATCCCGACCTTGAGCGGGATGTCGGCTTTGTGGATCAGTTCGTACGCGGCGAGTCTTAGGATCGCCAGTTCGACTTTCGCAATTCTTTCGATCTTCCAATGCTTGGAGTAGCGACCTATTACTTCGTCAATTTCTTCATGTTCATTCCAGATTCCCAGCAGCAGTTCGCGACCGTAGAGAATTAGTTCTTCCTCGGTTTCACGGAGCACTGCAGGGCTCTGGTTGTATATACGTTCACATGTCCATCCGCCGTGGGGAGGGACAAAACTCAGGCCGTAAAGAACCTGAAAAGCAATTATGCGGCCTTTTCTGCGTAAACCTTTAGTCTGGGACATCTGCATCACTATCCTGCGGTTGCGGGGTCTCAGTGGACCATAGTTGCTGTGCTAAGCAAGATACATCTAAATTGTTATTTAAACAACACAACAGGCATACGGTCTCCAAACAGCTGGACGGAGACCGTATGCCTTCAAATTATGTTAATCAATTAAGGTAGTTTATCTAAAAACAACCTTTAATTTTCAAGCTCTAGTTAAATCTGCTCCAGAACGCGGACAGTTTCCAGCATGGCGGAAGCTGCTTCAACGCCCTTGTTACCGGCTTTGGAGCCGGCGCGCTCAATTGCCTGATCAATGGTATCGCAGGTCAGGAGACCGAAACCAATGGGCAGGCCGTTGTCCAGGCTTACCTGAGCAACGCCTTTTGCGCACTCGTTGCAGACATAGTCAAAATGTGGAGTTGCACCGCGGATTACAGCACCGAGAACTACGATACCGTCATATTTTCCGGATTCAGCAAGCTTCTTGGTAACCACGGGAATTTCGAATGCACCGGGTACTTTGATCAGGGTCATGTTATCCCTGTCGCAGCCGTGGCGGGCAAGGTAATCAATTGCGCCGCCAACCAGTCTGTCAACGATGATGTCGTTGAAACGACCGGCTACTAGTGCTATTTTCAGACCCTTGGAATCGAGCTGACCTTCAATAGTTTTGACATGAGGCATGGTGCTTCTCCCTTTTATTTTTTATCTTCAAGATGTTCCAGCATGTGGCCCATCTTGTTTTTCTTGGTTTTGAGGTAATCAAGGTTCATTTCGCAGGCATCCATTTCAATGGGCACGCGCTCTGTTACTTCGAGACCGTAGCCTTCGAGACCGACAATCTTTTTTGGGTTGTTGGTCATAAGTTTCATTTTAGTTATGCCGAGCTGAACCAGAATCTGTGCTCCGGTTCCGTACTCACGCAGGTCGGGTGCGAAGCCCAGTTTTTCGTTGGCTTCAACAGTATCGCAGCCGAGATCCTGCAGGTGGTATGCCTTGATTTTGTTGCCGAGGCCGATACCGCGGCCTTCTTGACGCATATAAAGAAGTACGCCTTTGCCTTCGTTGCGGATCATGCACATTGCGGAAGCAAGCTGGTCGCCGCAGTCGCAGCGCTGGGAACCGAAAACATCACCTGTCAGACACTCGGAGTGTACGCGGACCAGAACAGGTTCACCGGGGCGGACATCACCCATGGTCAGGGCGATGTGGGTGCGGTTATCTTCTGTGGAATGGAAGGCGGAAGCCTTGAAATCACCCCAGCGGGTAGGCAGTTCAGCGTCAGCCTCGTGGGTAACGGTGTGGCTGCCGAATTTCATGCGGTATTTGATGAGGT encodes the following:
- the hemC gene encoding hydroxymethylbilane synthase, which produces MRKITIATRGSKLALWQANHISDLLREEYPGIEVQLLKIKTKGDKILDVPLAKVGGKGLFVKEIEEALLDGRADLAVHSMKDVPTELPEELEVGVIPPREAETDTLLSVKYDSLKDLPAGAVVGTSSLRRQSQLLALRDDLKIESLRGNLDTRVRKLIDGEFDAIVVATAGLNRLGLSAPKSEILGPPTFLPAVAQGALGIEYRIEDTEIQDILNFIHDETTARQVRAERGFLTGLDGGCQVPIAAWSQLEGDQVKLTGFVADIDGSSPIRMEKSGPADDAWNLGLALAEEVLAAGAKEILDRVYDKC
- a CDS encoding zinc ribbon domain-containing protein codes for the protein MPIFEYKCADCGKEFEELVFNRDECPPCPDCKSDKTEKLMSACKFTTGGGAPDMGDFSSSSAPATSASSGCAGCSGGNCSSCGS
- a CDS encoding DMT family transporter yields the protein MKSDTNISLTSARPMQKVLVGAFIISFSAVWVGFADVPATTSAFYRVAFGAIFLFIAAVFTGELKQINLTQVFPYSICGLLFALDLFCWHKSILSVGPGLATILGNCQVFIMAICGALFLGEKLTPRFVFSLPIAIFGLLLLIGFDWSGLSQSSTRGIIYGLLTALSYALFMLMLRRVQASTDGELLYSPLLFVSAFCAVFLAVPIFMTDTSLVIPDLESFGSLLALGLFSQAAGWIIIATAMPKIPASLTGLVLLLQPFLAFLWDVTLFSRPTTFVHWLGVLITLTAIYLGISGKQN
- the lon gene encoding endopeptidase La, coding for MALKKKKSPIKPLKLKNKNKDEVQKRAQPQQKSAPDAGNDQGLNKPPVSPLNVLHDAADLLDDAGNIPEEAYVDIPTTLPVLAVRDIVVFNYMILPLFVGREKSVNAVEAAMTGNRYVMVLTQKDESIENPEHEDLYLTGTVCMIMRMLKMPDGRLKVLVQGVSRAKVKRFIGSEPFHIAEIEAIPEAESGKLDATQEALVRSSREQSEKILTLRGISSADIMSVLNSVDEPGRLADLIASNLRMKVDVAQSILECGDPVERLTLVNTQLTQEVEVASMQNKIQSMAKEGMDKAQKDFYLREQLKAIKKELGESTDEAEEAEEIREAIAKAKMPKEVKKEAEKQLRRLEAMHPEASEATVIRTYLDWMIEIPWSKQSRDRIDIIEAKRILDEDHYDLEKVKERILEYLSVRKLNSSMKGPILCFVGPPGVGKTSLGRSIARSLKRKFHRMSLGGMRDEAEIRGHRRTYIGSMPGRIIQGIKQCGTRNPVIMLDEIDKLGSDFRGDPSSALLEVLDPEQNNSFTDHYLNVPYDLSKVMFICTANVLDSIPRPLLDRMEVIRIPGYTEHDKVNIARRYILGRQCTENGLKEDEMIMTDAIIAKIIKEYTREAGLRNLEREVGSVCRKLARKKAEGESGPFEVTADNLHKYLGIPKHLEDEKESELPAGVALGLAWTPVGGSVLHVEVSAMPGKGKQLLTGQLGDVMKESAQAAVSFARLHADEYGISSKFHEEQDLHIHVPDGATPKDGPSAGVTLVTALVSALTGIPTNPELAMTGEISLRGRVLPVGGIKEKILAAVSLGMKRVLIPSQNQKDLEDIPKELLEKIEITPIERIDEIWPIAKTK
- a CDS encoding acylphosphatase — protein: MIRSYHCVVTGKIQGVFFRAWVSDHAAALGLNGWVRNLDENRKEVLLQGDEAKVAEMRTRLLVGPPLSQVADVKCGWMDYDTEHTGFEMR
- the radC gene encoding DNA repair protein RadC, which gives rise to MNDRPHFHGHRQRLKEQLAKDATSLRDYEILELFLGQAIPRKDTKPLAKELIHEFGSLGGVFKASQEQLKKFKGIGPGVLTYFTLMREFWTRIAEEPMTSQDVLASPEAVCKAAMARIGNLPKEEFWIALVNNRNKVICWDRLSEGTVDKTAIYPREVVACALRHNASGIILTHNHPGGDPSPSPEDMERTMEIAALCQDMEIRLLDHVIVTADSFHSFKETGYL
- a CDS encoding DNA polymerase III subunit chi, producing the protein MSRPGYMFLICPDAELLHANIAELQEKHGATDYEKKVYWADEDLPPQFWDDLTLQTLFGSSKIVILRRAHKLKAAVWDNIDKTVASLSSSSFLFICLESQWKGKTTPIPAVLKKRKCWKYAEKQKWFWKSAGLDEKSISGFVGKWARANGLQIDSPVLNALAKALPKDARAARLELDKLDLAAGSERKILMEHVGLIAHSEEMDFFAFMRSMSEGGDPVEIWRRVLTNHSEKDSMIFMLTASLTREARALWMMIHGEDSEVRLPPFVKKQKQALAQRLGPIRIARLFDIVMEAEIGIKTGQRKPEQALELLVAALTSLFSPPARRR
- the lptE gene encoding LPS assembly lipoprotein LptE; this encodes MNYVKKLILLLCIVFAVSACGYHNSATEPSRVGEQFREIAINKVENPTLERWLEPKIRSMLRDEITRRGQLTWTDKSKAEALINIRIIELSDGSRILGNKDTTLKYDMTLKVQMKVTSAADGALIWNSGPVSVTESYYTGQEDETQQLITRLMVRRLVDKMNQAY